Proteins encoded in a region of the Amphiprion ocellaris isolate individual 3 ecotype Okinawa chromosome 21, ASM2253959v1, whole genome shotgun sequence genome:
- the b2m gene encoding beta-2-microglobulin: protein MKLLWFLTLAVFYCAVESKYTQPLVKVYSRDPGEFGKENTLICHVSNFHPPAITIQLMKDGVELPNAVQTDLAFKHNWHFHLTRNVPFTPQGGSKFTCRVTHNGGKPLDYAWESNM from the exons ATGAAGCTTCTTTGGTTCCTAACTCTGGCTGTTTTCTACTGCGCAGTAGAATCCAAATACa CTCAACCCCTGGTTAAAGTGTACAGCCGTGACCCAGGGGAGTTTGGAAAGGAAAACACCCTGATTTGCCATGTCAGCAACTTCCACCCCCCTGCCATCACCATCCAGCTGATGAAGGATGGTGTGGAACTCCCTAATGCCGTGCAGACTGACCTGGCCTTCAAACACAACTGGCACTTCCATCTGACCAGAAATGTTCCCTTCACGCCCCAGGGTGGATCCAAGTTCACCTGCAGAGTCACTCACAATGGAGGGAAGCCCCTTGACTATGCTTGGG aGTCAAACATGTAA